A window of Candidatus Avedoeria danica genomic DNA:
CCCAGCCGCGCACGCCCCCGGCCAGCAGGCGGGCCTCCATCTGGGCGCCGCCGACGAGCGCCAGCAGCGCCGCCGCGCCGGCGACCGCGCCGCCGATCGCGCCGAGCCATGCCGGATGGGCCGGCCGCGCCCAAGCACGTTCGGGGTTCACACCGCGGTTCGGATGCGGTAGATGCACGTGGCGCTGCCGTCCATCCGCCATTCCTCGCGCTCCACCGCGCCGCCGACGACGGCCTCGATGAGCCGTTCGTCCATGCAACAGACCTCGCGGTGCTGCTCGCCAAGGGCATGGAACGGGCACGAAAGCTGGTGCAGGACGAAGCCGTCCCCCTCCGGCTGCCAGCTCGTCGTGAACCCCTCGGCCGCCAGGAGCGACACGACCGCGTCGAGACGGTCTTCGACGGGCCGGTCGGCGAACGAGCCGCGGTTCGTGTCGGCGATCGACTCGGCCATCGCCGCGAAGACGCCCTCGACCTGGCCGCGGTCCGCGGCGCGCATCGCGTCGAGGAGCCGCGCGGTCAGGACGGCGAACCGGTTGTCTTCCACGATCGCCTGCCCGCCCGTCTGCGACAACCGAAACACGTGCCGCGGTCGCCCGCGCCCGGCGGGCTCGGCGGCGACATCGACGAGACCATCGTCCCGCAGCAGGTGCAGGTGATGGCGCACCGTCACCGGCGCCAGCCCGACCGCCTCGGCCAACGCCTCGACCGAGCCCGTGCCGTGCTCACGCAGGTACTGTAGGATGTCGCGCCGGGTGCTCTGCATGGGGCGATTATACCGTCTCGAGACGATGCGGGTGCGCCCCGGCATCGCGGGACGTTGATCGGGAGGATGATCGGGTGGTTGAGCAGGTGGTGGATCGGGTGGTTGATGCGGGCGCGCAGTGCGGATCGCACGTGCGGCCGGCCGCCTCACCGCTGCCTGCGCTGTGCTACACTTGCGGCATCGTCCGAGTCCGTCGGCAGGCCGATCGAGCCGTCGTCGGATCCCCGTTTTCGGATCACCAGGGACCCCAACAGCAGGAGTGCATGCCATGATCCGCGAAGATACTGCCCCCGCCGTCCGCACGACGACGTTCGTTACGCTCTCCCCGGTCACCCTGTCTTCGACTGCGGCGGTCAAGCTGTCCGAAGTCATGGCCCAGAAGGGCATGACGGATGCGGCGCTGCGCGTGTTCGTCAGCGGCGGCGGCTGCTCGGGCCTGCAGTACGGCATGGCCTTCGACAACGAGATGGATGAGGCCGACCAGGTCTTCGAGAGCGAGGGCGTCAAGGTCGTCGTCGATCCCGTGAGCCTCCCCTACCTGCAGGGCGCCACGATCGACTTCACCGACTCGCTGATGGGCGGCGGCTTCAAGATCGAGAACCCGAACGCCGTGTCGAGCTGCGGCTGCGGCACGTCGTTCAAGACGTCCGATCAGGCATCGTCCGGGGCCGAGGGCGAGGCCAAGGCGCAGGGCGGCGGCTGCGGCAGCCACGGCAGCGGTGGTGGCGGCTGCGGCTGCAGTTGATCGAAGGCGGGACTGAGCCGATCGCGGCGGCAACGACGTCGCTGATGCCGCAGGCGGCTTCGGTCTCGGCCGGCTCCCCTGTCGCCGATCCCGTGCCCGGTCTCGATCCGGCGGCCATCCGACGTGACTTTCCGCTCCTCGTCGCCCATCCCGAGCTGATCTACCTCGACAGCGCCGCAACGGCCCAGAAGCCGCAAGCGGTTCTCGACGCGCTCCTCGACTTCTACACGCACCACAACGCGAACGTCCACCGGGGCGCCTACACGCTGGCGGCCGACGCGACGCTGGCCTACGAGGCGGCCCGCGCCCGGATCGCCCGCTTCATCGGCGCGCGCGATGCGGCCGAGGTCGTCTTCACGCGCGGGACGACGGAGGCCGTGAACCTCGTGGCCGGCGCGTGGGGACCGGCGAACGTCTCCGCTGGCGACACGATCGTCGTCACGGAGATGGAGCACCACAGCAACCTCGTGCCGTGGCATCTGCTGGCC
This region includes:
- a CDS encoding ArsR family transcriptional regulator — encoded protein: MQSTRRDILQYLREHGTGSVEALAEAVGLAPVTVRHHLHLLRDDGLVDVAAEPAGRGRPRHVFRLSQTGGQAIVEDNRFAVLTARLLDAMRAADRGQVEGVFAAMAESIADTNRGSFADRPVEDRLDAVVSLLAAEGFTTSWQPEGDGFVLHQLSCPFHALGEQHREVCCMDERLIEAVVGGAVEREEWRMDGSATCIYRIRTAV
- the erpA gene encoding iron-sulfur cluster insertion protein ErpA, producing MIREDTAPAVRTTTFVTLSPVTLSSTAAVKLSEVMAQKGMTDAALRVFVSGGGCSGLQYGMAFDNEMDEADQVFESEGVKVVVDPVSLPYLQGATIDFTDSLMGGGFKIENPNAVSSCGCGTSFKTSDQASSGAEGEAKAQGGGCGSHGSGGGGCGCS